A genomic window from Polaribacter gangjinensis includes:
- a CDS encoding NUDIX hydrolase produces MYKVFINDKPIIITSSSKKENNFPVYVFKNTVIDEVIHKLKNDDFKGINLYTTDLEDDWKLFLTHFDVVKAAGGLVINPNKEVLFIYRNNVWDLPKGHIEKNESTENAAIREVEEECGIEQLSIIQKLITTYHIYFLDGIKLKETHWFLMHSDDSKKLIPQLEEGITEVAFKNSNEIEMVFKNTYSNIKMVYENYLQRFNE; encoded by the coding sequence ATGTATAAAGTTTTTATAAATGATAAGCCAATAATTATCACATCTTCTTCAAAAAAAGAAAATAATTTTCCTGTATATGTATTTAAAAATACTGTGATTGATGAAGTAATTCACAAGCTAAAAAACGATGATTTTAAAGGTATTAATTTATATACTACTGATTTAGAAGATGATTGGAAATTATTTTTAACCCATTTTGATGTAGTTAAAGCAGCTGGAGGTTTGGTAATCAATCCAAACAAAGAAGTGCTTTTTATTTACCGAAACAATGTATGGGATTTACCAAAAGGACATATCGAAAAAAATGAGAGTACGGAAAATGCAGCAATTAGAGAAGTTGAAGAAGAATGTGGAATTGAACAATTATCTATCATTCAAAAATTAATAACAACGTATCACATTTATTTTCTTGATGGCATCAAATTGAAAGAAACTCATTGGTTTTTGATGCATTCTGATGATTCCAAAAAACTTATTCCTCAATTAGAAGAGGGAATTACAGAGGTTGCTTTTAAGAACAGTAATGAAATTGAAATGGTTTTTAAAAACACCTATTCCAACATAAAAATGGTTTATGAAAACTATTTACAAAGATTCAACGAGTAA
- the rsfS gene encoding ribosome silencing factor, with translation MTKKQVSADELIAVIIKGIDDVKGENIQLLDLREIENTVCDYFIICSGNSNTQVNAISGSVQKVVSKEIKDKPWHVEGETNAEWVLMDYVNVVVHIFQKHVRDFYDIESLWGDAKITQINPVKFN, from the coding sequence ATGACAAAAAAACAAGTAAGCGCTGACGAATTAATCGCAGTAATTATCAAAGGAATTGATGATGTAAAAGGAGAAAATATTCAATTATTAGATCTTAGAGAAATTGAAAATACCGTATGTGATTATTTTATCATTTGTTCTGGAAACTCCAATACACAAGTAAATGCAATTTCTGGTTCAGTTCAAAAAGTTGTAAGTAAAGAAATAAAAGATAAACCTTGGCATGTTGAAGGTGAAACAAATGCAGAATGGGTTTTGATGGATTATGTAAATGTGGTAGTTCACATTTTTCAAAAGCATGTGAGAGACTTTTATGATATTGAAAGTTTGTGGGGTGATGCAAAAATTACCCAAATAAATCCGGTAAAATTTAATTGA
- a CDS encoding (2Fe-2S)-binding protein yields MKTNLSINGKNYPVEAPEEMPLLWVIRDIIGLTGTKFGCGVGQCSACSILVDGILIKSCSMPLSFGIGKEITTIEGTTVNLEILREAWQEGNVPQCGYCQSGQLIAATFLLENNANPTDEDIDNAMSGNICRCGTYSRIRKAIHKVVALKNQG; encoded by the coding sequence ATGAAAACAAATTTATCAATAAACGGAAAAAATTATCCAGTGGAAGCTCCAGAAGAGATGCCACTTTTATGGGTAATTAGAGATATCATTGGTTTGACAGGAACTAAATTTGGATGTGGAGTTGGGCAATGTAGTGCTTGTTCAATTTTGGTTGATGGAATTTTGATAAAATCTTGCAGCATGCCACTTTCATTCGGAATTGGAAAAGAAATTACCACTATTGAAGGAACTACAGTTAATTTAGAAATTTTACGTGAAGCATGGCAAGAAGGCAATGTACCACAATGCGGTTATTGTCAATCAGGGCAATTGATAGCTGCAACTTTTTTGTTAGAAAACAATGCAAATCCAACTGATGAAGATATTGACAATGCTATGAGTGGAAATATTTGCAGATGTGGCACCTATTCAAGAATTAGAAAGGCAATTCATAAAGTTGTAGCACTAAAAAATCAAGGATAA
- a CDS encoding xanthine dehydrogenase family protein molybdopterin-binding subunit, protein MGTIQKINRRDFVKLFGLTSTGIILGCNISSDKKEFIPTSDENSFSPNVFIQIQKNGNITLMASRSEMGQGIRTSLASAIADEMEADWKYITVKQAIGHEKYGNQNTDGSRSVRTILEPMRKMGATAKMMLIAAAAQKWNISDKDCKAENHFIINQKTSEKIFFGDLIEIATKMPIPAENSLKLKKVEDFKYIGKTLKSVDLKDFTHGTAKYGMDIRIPNMKFAAIARCPVTFGTVKSFNCSDAEKISGVEKVIQLDRIVPPIGQFFGALGGVAVIANNTWAAFQGKLSLEIEWNYGENHSFDSQKFSEILTQRVHETDKLVPGSKGNVSKAFSEADKTIEATYQVPFLVHTPMEVPNATAWFQGNKVEVWAPVQDPQTARAEIAHFFEIPLENITVNVTFLGGGFGRKSKSDFVVEAVALSKKINAPVQVIWTREDDVKHSFYHATSMQYLKGSINKKGQVSGWLQRVALPSIVSSFKPLSDYASGFELNQGFTNNPYDIENFRLENVKAEAHLRIGWMRSVVHIHSGFANNSFVDELAFAAQKNPVDFQLELIGKDRMIQGKSDFPYDSKRMKKVLENTAKISDFKRKRPENHGIGVAVHYSFYSYVATAVEVSVINGNLKVEQVWTTIDCGLVLNKDNVINQLEGAAIFGISLALFGKITAKEGAVEQYNFFDYQMTRMKDAPKISVEIIEAMNEPATGVGEPGVPVMAPAICNAIFNATGKRIRTLPIMDFGLS, encoded by the coding sequence ATGGGTACTATTCAAAAAATTAATCGCAGAGATTTTGTCAAACTTTTTGGATTGACTTCTACAGGAATTATTTTGGGATGTAACATTTCATCAGACAAAAAAGAGTTTATTCCGACTTCGGATGAAAATTCATTTAGTCCCAATGTATTCATCCAAATTCAAAAAAATGGAAACATCACCTTGATGGCTTCTCGTTCTGAAATGGGACAAGGAATCAGAACTTCTTTGGCATCAGCAATTGCCGATGAAATGGAAGCTGATTGGAAGTATATCACTGTAAAACAAGCAATTGGGCATGAAAAATATGGCAATCAAAATACAGATGGTTCTAGAAGTGTACGAACTATTTTAGAGCCAATGCGCAAAATGGGAGCCACTGCAAAAATGATGTTGATTGCTGCTGCTGCTCAAAAATGGAATATTTCTGACAAAGATTGTAAAGCCGAAAATCATTTTATCATTAATCAAAAAACAAGTGAAAAAATATTCTTTGGAGATTTGATTGAGATCGCAACAAAAATGCCAATTCCTGCTGAAAATTCTCTTAAATTGAAAAAAGTTGAAGATTTTAAATACATTGGAAAAACCTTAAAAAGTGTTGATTTAAAAGACTTTACACATGGAACTGCTAAATATGGAATGGATATTCGCATTCCGAATATGAAATTTGCAGCAATTGCAAGATGTCCCGTAACTTTTGGAACTGTAAAAAGTTTTAATTGTTCAGATGCTGAAAAAATTTCAGGAGTTGAAAAAGTCATTCAATTAGATAGAATTGTACCTCCAATTGGTCAATTTTTTGGCGCTTTAGGAGGCGTTGCTGTAATTGCCAATAATACTTGGGCTGCTTTTCAAGGTAAATTGAGTTTGGAAATTGAATGGAATTATGGTGAAAATCACTCTTTTGATTCTCAGAAATTTTCTGAAATCTTGACTCAAAGAGTACATGAAACTGATAAATTAGTTCCAGGAAGTAAAGGAAATGTATCAAAAGCATTCTCTGAAGCTGATAAAACGATTGAAGCAACATACCAGGTTCCTTTTTTAGTGCACACTCCAATGGAAGTTCCGAATGCAACAGCTTGGTTTCAAGGAAATAAAGTAGAAGTTTGGGCTCCAGTACAAGATCCACAAACAGCTAGAGCAGAAATTGCCCATTTTTTTGAAATCCCTTTAGAAAATATTACTGTAAATGTTACTTTTTTAGGAGGTGGTTTTGGACGAAAATCCAAATCAGATTTTGTAGTGGAAGCCGTTGCCTTATCCAAAAAAATAAATGCACCCGTTCAAGTTATTTGGACACGCGAAGATGATGTAAAACACAGTTTTTATCATGCAACAAGTATGCAATATCTCAAAGGAAGCATCAATAAAAAAGGTCAAGTTTCTGGGTGGTTGCAACGAGTTGCTTTGCCATCAATTGTCTCCTCATTCAAACCATTATCTGATTATGCTTCTGGATTTGAATTGAATCAAGGATTTACCAATAATCCTTATGATATCGAAAATTTTAGATTGGAAAATGTAAAAGCGGAAGCACATTTGCGAATAGGTTGGATGCGTTCAGTGGTGCATATTCATAGCGGATTTGCCAACAATTCTTTTGTGGATGAATTGGCTTTTGCAGCCCAAAAAAATCCTGTTGATTTTCAATTGGAATTGATTGGAAAAGATCGAATGATTCAAGGAAAATCAGATTTTCCTTACGATTCAAAACGCATGAAGAAGGTGTTGGAAAATACTGCGAAAATATCAGACTTTAAAAGAAAACGTCCTGAAAATCATGGAATTGGAGTTGCAGTTCATTATAGTTTTTACAGCTATGTTGCTACAGCAGTTGAAGTTTCAGTAATCAATGGAAATTTAAAAGTAGAACAAGTTTGGACAACCATAGATTGTGGTTTGGTTTTGAATAAAGACAACGTAATCAACCAGTTAGAAGGTGCCGCAATTTTCGGAATTTCATTGGCATTATTTGGTAAAATCACTGCAAAAGAAGGTGCTGTAGAGCAGTATAACTTTTTTGATTATCAAATGACCCGAATGAAAGATGCACCTAAAATATCAGTTGAAATTATTGAAGCCATGAATGAACCTGCCACTGGAGTTGGAGAACCTGGCGTACCTGTAATGGCTCCTGCAATTTGCAATGCAATTTTTAATGCTACAGGAAAAAGAATTAGAACTTTGCCAATAATGGATTTTGGACTTAGTTAA
- a CDS encoding orotate phosphoribosyltransferase — MNINGKKVVVQKSQQALYEFLSDLKNFEKLMPDSIQKFEVDGDSFLFGLKGMPEIRLILKEKTPYSNITLGAASSKLDFHLVADITAIDANSCEAQLDFNGEFNMMMAMMVKKPLTTFIETLTENMEKL; from the coding sequence ATGAATATTAATGGCAAAAAAGTAGTAGTTCAAAAATCGCAACAAGCGTTGTATGAATTTTTATCAGATTTGAAGAATTTTGAAAAATTAATGCCAGATTCTATTCAGAAATTTGAAGTTGATGGCGATTCTTTTTTATTCGGATTGAAAGGTATGCCTGAAATTCGATTGATTTTAAAAGAAAAAACTCCTTATTCGAACATTACTTTAGGCGCTGCAAGTAGTAAACTAGATTTTCATTTAGTTGCTGATATCACTGCAATTGATGCCAATTCTTGTGAAGCTCAATTAGATTTTAATGGCGAATTCAATATGATGATGGCAATGATGGTAAAAAAACCATTGACTACTTTTATTGAAACCTTGACAGAAAATATGGAAAAACTTTAA
- a CDS encoding lactonase family protein codes for MKKVLLFAFLTVVFSANTTKMKAPKKTTFFVGTYTNGESKGIYQYEIDESGILKSKGLKAEISNPSFLAKSKDGKTLLAVNEVAQNETGFVSSFAIEKDSLIFKSQSESGGNHPCFVAINAKNQVLVANYSGGNVGFLELTSDGKLSNLLDVQQHFGKGTTSRQEAPHAHSVWFHPANDDIISVDLGTNQLWISTIDAVEKKFVFSGQKTLQMETAAGPRHLTFHPNKKWIYVLNELNNTISLVEKMRNSYKISATVSMIPKDYATYTKGADIHVSNDGNFLYASNRGHNSITIFKINHSNGTLALVGFESVKGETPRNFSLTPDNKFLIVANQDTNNIVSFQRDSKTGKLTFVSEISAPNPVCVLF; via the coding sequence ATGAAAAAAGTATTATTATTTGCATTTCTGACAGTTGTATTTAGTGCAAACACCACTAAAATGAAAGCACCAAAAAAAACAACTTTTTTCGTAGGAACTTATACAAATGGCGAAAGCAAAGGCATTTATCAATATGAAATTGATGAAAGCGGAATTTTAAAAAGCAAAGGTTTGAAAGCAGAAATTAGCAATCCGTCTTTTTTAGCAAAATCCAAAGACGGAAAAACTTTACTCGCGGTTAATGAAGTTGCGCAAAATGAAACCGGTTTTGTTTCCTCTTTTGCTATTGAAAAAGATTCTTTGATTTTTAAAAGTCAATCAGAAAGTGGTGGAAATCATCCTTGTTTTGTGGCTATCAATGCTAAAAATCAAGTGTTGGTTGCCAATTATTCTGGAGGAAATGTTGGCTTTTTAGAACTAACTTCTGATGGAAAATTATCCAATTTATTAGACGTTCAACAACATTTTGGTAAAGGAACAACCTCAAGACAAGAAGCTCCTCATGCACATTCAGTGTGGTTTCATCCAGCGAATGACGATATCATTTCAGTAGATTTAGGTACCAATCAATTGTGGATTTCAACGATTGATGCTGTTGAAAAAAAGTTTGTTTTTTCAGGGCAAAAAACGCTACAAATGGAAACAGCTGCAGGACCAAGACATTTGACTTTTCATCCCAATAAAAAATGGATTTATGTGTTGAATGAACTCAATAATACCATTTCTTTGGTTGAAAAAATGCGAAATTCTTACAAAATTTCTGCTACAGTTTCTATGATTCCTAAAGATTATGCAACCTATACCAAAGGTGCAGATATTCATGTTTCTAATGATGGGAATTTTTTATATGCTTCCAATCGCGGTCACAATTCAATTACCATTTTTAAAATCAATCATTCAAATGGAACACTTGCTTTGGTTGGTTTTGAATCTGTAAAAGGAGAAACGCCCAGAAATTTTAGTCTAACTCCAGATAATAAATTTTTAATAGTTGCTAATCAAGATACCAATAATATTGTCAGTTTTCAACGAGATTCCAAAACAGGAAAATTGACATTTGTTAGTGAAATTTCAGCGCCAAATCCGGTTTGTGTGTTGTTTTAA
- the pyrE gene encoding orotate phosphoribosyltransferase has protein sequence MIMNKDTAKKTAELLLQIKAIKLSPNKPFTWASGWKSPIYCDNRLTLSYPPVRVFIKEEIAKIVELQYGKPDIIAGVATGAIAMGVLVAQQLGVPFVYVRPEPKKHGRQNQVEGHLEKGQNVVVIEDLISTGNSSLQAVDALKDAGAVIKGMVAIFTYGFDVATKNFNDKNVNLVTLSNYQYLLEQALDSNYINENELVTLKEWSSNPSDWKQ, from the coding sequence ATGATTATGAACAAAGATACAGCAAAAAAAACTGCCGAACTTTTATTGCAAATTAAAGCAATAAAATTGAGTCCAAACAAACCTTTTACTTGGGCTTCTGGCTGGAAATCTCCTATTTATTGTGACAATAGATTGACACTTTCTTACCCCCCTGTACGAGTTTTTATTAAGGAAGAAATCGCTAAAATTGTCGAATTACAGTATGGAAAACCAGATATTATTGCAGGTGTTGCCACAGGCGCTATTGCTATGGGGGTTTTGGTTGCTCAGCAATTGGGCGTTCCGTTTGTGTATGTGAGACCTGAGCCTAAAAAACATGGTAGACAAAACCAAGTGGAAGGTCATTTAGAAAAAGGACAAAATGTAGTTGTTATTGAAGATTTGATCAGTACAGGAAATAGTAGTTTGCAAGCTGTTGATGCATTGAAAGATGCAGGTGCAGTTATCAAAGGAATGGTAGCTATTTTTACATATGGATTTGATGTTGCAACAAAAAATTTCAACGATAAAAACGTAAATCTGGTCACATTAAGTAATTATCAATATTTGTTAGAGCAAGCTTTGGATAGTAATTATATTAATGAAAATGAGTTAGTTACATTAAAAGAATGGAGTTCAAATCCTAGTGATTGGAAACAATAA
- a CDS encoding GxxExxY protein → MNENELSNIIIGCAIEVHKQLGPGLLESAYQECLYFELKNKGLEVIKEKPMPIIYKEVKLDHGYRIDLLVENKVVIEIKLVEMFTDVHTAQVLKYLKLGNYKLGLLLNFQVTTLKNGLKRIIN, encoded by the coding sequence ATGAATGAGAATGAGTTGTCAAATATCATTATAGGTTGTGCGATTGAAGTTCACAAACAATTAGGTCCTGGTTTACTTGAATCAGCTTATCAAGAATGTTTATATTTTGAATTAAAGAACAAAGGTTTGGAAGTAATTAAAGAAAAACCAATGCCAATTATTTATAAAGAAGTAAAATTAGATCACGGATATCGTATTGATTTGCTCGTGGAAAACAAAGTTGTAATCGAAATAAAGTTGGTTGAAATGTTTACAGATGTACACACAGCACAGGTTTTAAAATATCTTAAATTGGGTAATTATAAGCTTGGTTTATTGTTAAATTTTCAAGTTACAACTTTAAAAAATGGGCTAAAAAGAATAATTAATTAA
- a CDS encoding M14 family metallopeptidase, protein MYKTIQKFLIFSILILLLSCAGNKNTATDFTTLFEKSKGTETPEYKEVINYYQQLSATFDQISMFTFGQTDSGEPLHLVVYNQQGIKNIDEIKNSSKNKILINNGIHPGESDGIDASMLLLRDLVQSDSLKKKYQNSIICIIPVYNIGGALNRNSHSRTNQNGPLAYGFRGNARNYDLNRDFIKQDTKNAAAFAEIFHAVNPDVFIDNHVSNGADYQYAITHLFTQHNKLGGSLGTFLEKTMRPEIENSLLKKGIDITPYVNVWGTTPEAGFSQFFDSPRYSTGYTTLFHTLGLMVETHMLKPYKTRVEQTYELLFAAFDFTERNSKKIKELRTKATQEILAKKTYPIQYKVDEAQFRILNFKGFEGEMIDSKVTTGKRLFYDQNKPFVKEIKYFDSFKTTKEIEIPKAYILQQGWHDVLERLKNNQIEFTRFEKDTTIVVTVNHIADFKTQNSPYEGHYLHYNTSVSKKTENFTFKKGDIFIPTNQQGIRYLLETLEAEATDSFFNWNFFDTILQQKEGYSAYVFEDIAHKILMENPALQKLLDEKLKSEADFAKNPRAQLDFVFKNSPHYEKAHLRLPIFKIF, encoded by the coding sequence ATGTATAAAACAATCCAAAAGTTTTTAATTTTTTCAATACTTATTTTATTGCTTTCATGTGCTGGAAATAAAAATACAGCAACAGATTTTACCACACTTTTTGAAAAATCAAAGGGAACTGAAACTCCTGAATACAAAGAAGTTATCAATTATTACCAGCAGCTTTCAGCTACTTTTGATCAAATTTCTATGTTTACTTTTGGTCAAACAGATTCTGGAGAACCTTTGCATTTGGTGGTATATAATCAACAAGGAATTAAAAATATTGATGAAATTAAAAATTCGTCAAAAAATAAAATCCTAATAAATAACGGAATTCATCCAGGTGAATCTGATGGTATTGATGCTTCCATGCTCTTGTTGAGAGATTTGGTTCAAAGCGATTCTTTGAAAAAAAAATATCAAAACTCCATCATTTGCATCATTCCTGTATATAATATTGGAGGAGCTTTGAACAGAAATTCCCACTCACGAACCAATCAAAATGGACCTTTAGCATATGGTTTTAGAGGAAATGCCAGAAATTATGATTTGAATCGCGATTTTATAAAACAAGATACCAAAAATGCAGCTGCGTTTGCGGAGATTTTTCACGCAGTAAATCCGGATGTTTTTATTGATAATCATGTAAGTAATGGTGCTGATTATCAATATGCAATCACACATTTATTTACACAACATAACAAATTAGGAGGGAGTTTAGGAACTTTTTTAGAAAAAACAATGCGTCCTGAAATCGAAAATTCGTTGTTGAAAAAAGGCATTGATATTACACCTTATGTAAACGTTTGGGGAACAACTCCTGAAGCTGGATTTTCGCAATTTTTTGATTCTCCAAGATATTCTACAGGGTATACAACGCTGTTTCATACGTTGGGTTTGATGGTGGAAACACACATGTTAAAACCCTATAAAACTAGAGTAGAACAAACCTATGAATTGCTTTTTGCTGCTTTTGATTTTACGGAACGTAATTCTAAAAAAATCAAAGAATTACGAACAAAAGCAACTCAAGAAATTTTAGCAAAAAAAACCTATCCAATTCAGTATAAAGTTGATGAAGCACAATTCAGAATTTTAAATTTTAAAGGATTTGAAGGTGAAATGATAGACAGTAAAGTGACTACTGGGAAACGTTTATTTTATGATCAAAACAAACCTTTTGTAAAAGAAATCAAGTATTTTGATTCCTTTAAAACGACCAAAGAAATCGAAATTCCGAAAGCGTATATTTTGCAACAAGGTTGGCATGACGTTTTAGAGCGATTGAAAAATAATCAAATTGAATTCACTCGTTTTGAAAAAGACACGACCATTGTAGTTACTGTAAATCATATCGCTGATTTTAAGACACAAAATTCACCTTATGAAGGGCATTATTTGCATTACAACACTTCAGTTTCTAAAAAAACTGAAAATTTCACTTTCAAAAAAGGAGATATTTTCATTCCTACAAATCAACAAGGAATTCGTTATTTACTAGAAACCCTAGAAGCAGAAGCTACAGATTCGTTTTTCAATTGGAACTTTTTTGATACGATTTTGCAACAAAAAGAAGGCTATTCTGCCTATGTTTTTGAGGATATTGCTCATAAAATTTTGATGGAAAATCCGGCTTTACAAAAGCTGTTGGATGAAAAACTAAAATCAGAGGCAGATTTTGCAAAAAATCCAAGAGCACAATTGGATTTTGTTTTCAAAAACTCACCGCATTATGAAAAAGCGCATTTGCGTTTACCTATTTTTAAAATATTCTGA
- a CDS encoding biotin--[acetyl-CoA-carboxylase] ligase — protein MKLIKLNAINSTNTFLKDLSKNTILENFTIVVTENQTNGRGQQESSWVSEPNKNLTFSVYLCDLNLDISNKKYLNYAVSLSIFSVLKNKNIPNLAIKWPNDIVSGNKKLCGILIENSIQKNSIQNSIIGIGLNVNQERFSETLKNVTSLKNLLHKDVELDNLLKDICFELQNQLLILSEKKYQMLEDNYLKVLYQIHKAMMFKNTENELFLGIIRGISETGNIIIELENETKREFGIKEISFA, from the coding sequence TTGAAATTAATCAAACTTAATGCCATTAACTCTACAAATACTTTTCTAAAAGATTTGTCTAAAAACACCATCCTAGAGAACTTTACAATTGTGGTTACCGAAAATCAAACAAATGGCAGAGGACAACAAGAGAGTTCATGGGTTTCTGAACCCAATAAAAACCTCACTTTTAGTGTTTATTTATGTGATTTAAATCTGGATATTAGCAATAAAAAATATTTGAATTACGCAGTAAGTTTATCGATTTTTTCTGTCCTAAAAAATAAAAATATTCCAAATTTGGCTATCAAATGGCCAAATGACATTGTGTCAGGAAATAAGAAATTATGTGGCATTTTGATTGAAAATTCCATTCAAAAAAATAGTATTCAAAATTCAATCATTGGAATTGGACTCAATGTAAATCAAGAAAGATTTTCAGAAACTTTAAAAAATGTTACTTCTTTGAAAAACCTTTTGCACAAAGATGTTGAGTTAGATAATTTACTCAAAGATATTTGTTTTGAATTACAGAATCAGTTACTGATTTTATCTGAGAAAAAGTACCAAATGTTAGAAGATAACTATCTAAAAGTACTCTATCAAATTCACAAAGCAATGATGTTTAAAAACACCGAAAACGAATTATTTTTAGGAATCATAAGAGGAATTTCCGAAACAGGCAATATCATTATCGAACTTGAAAATGAAACTAAAAGAGAATTTGGTATTAAGGAAATTTCCTTTGCTTAA
- a CDS encoding sensor histidine kinase — MIKPALHINEKERIKELESYNILDTLPEDDYDSIVAIAAEICNTDISLISLIDRDRQWFKSKIGLTVDETSRDVSFCAHAINDEKNTFIVEDAKLDERFFDNPLVTGPPKISFYAGVPLVSDHGLPLGTLCVLDEKPKKLTERQLKSLNALATQVMNTLNLRKNNIELENILKKLEIRNEELERFAYVAAHDLKSPLLSISGLTQLFSHKYQSIIDVQGLEILGHIENSSEKLRTLIDGLLEYSKSENVLQQEKSDIDIENLQSDFKSLFRYENDLKITFTSTLKTIYTNKAALSQILINLITNAIKYNDKNFIEIEVGISATDRFYEIFVQDNGPGIPAEFQEKVFQIFKVIAGKDRYGKPGNGIGLATVKKMVENSGGTIQLQSAVGKGAKFIFTLEK; from the coding sequence ATGATAAAACCAGCACTTCATATCAATGAAAAAGAAAGAATTAAAGAACTTGAATCTTATAATATTCTTGATACCCTTCCTGAAGATGATTATGACAGTATTGTTGCTATTGCCGCAGAAATTTGCAACACGGATATTTCTTTAATTTCTCTGATTGATAGAGATCGTCAGTGGTTTAAATCAAAAATTGGACTTACGGTTGATGAAACTTCGAGAGATGTATCTTTTTGTGCACATGCAATCAATGATGAAAAAAATACTTTTATTGTTGAGGATGCTAAACTTGATGAACGTTTTTTTGACAATCCTCTAGTAACAGGTCCTCCCAAAATATCTTTTTATGCAGGAGTCCCTTTGGTTAGTGATCACGGACTTCCTTTAGGAACATTGTGTGTGTTAGATGAAAAACCTAAAAAATTAACGGAACGTCAATTAAAATCATTAAATGCATTGGCAACGCAGGTAATGAACACTCTGAATCTTAGAAAAAATAATATTGAACTCGAAAATATCTTAAAAAAATTAGAAATTAGAAACGAAGAATTGGAGCGATTTGCCTATGTTGCTGCTCACGATTTAAAATCTCCATTACTCAGTATTTCTGGATTAACACAATTGTTTTCACACAAATACCAATCAATTATTGATGTGCAAGGGTTGGAAATTTTAGGTCATATTGAAAATTCTTCTGAGAAATTAAGAACGTTGATTGATGGATTGTTGGAGTATAGCAAAAGTGAAAATGTATTGCAACAAGAAAAATCTGATATTGATATTGAGAATTTACAATCTGATTTCAAGAGTCTTTTTCGTTATGAAAATGATCTAAAAATCACATTTACCTCTACTCTTAAAACAATTTATACCAATAAAGCCGCTCTGAGCCAAATTTTAATAAACCTAATAACAAATGCCATAAAATATAACGATAAAAATTTTATTGAAATTGAAGTAGGAATTTCTGCTACAGATAGGTTTTATGAAATTTTTGTTCAAGATAATGGACCAGGAATTCCTGCAGAATTTCAAGAGAAGGTTTTTCAAATTTTTAAAGTAATTGCAGGTAAAGATAGATATGGAAAACCCGGTAATGGAATTGGTTTAGCAACTGTTAAAAAAATGGTTGAAAATAGTGGAGGCACTATTCAACTTCAATCAGCCGTGGGTAAAGGAGCAAAATTCATTTTTACACTTGAAAAATAG